Proteins from a genomic interval of Candidatus Edwardsbacteria bacterium:
- a CDS encoding nodulation protein NfeD, translated as MKKCALILCALAVIAGIAQASQVMIVRVEDAISPASARFMVQAIEKAQDQNAECLIIEMDTPGGLDQSMRQVIKSIMASKIPVVVYVAPQGSRAASAGAFITLASHVAAMSPGTSIGAAHPVAIGTGQMDSTMSGKVTNDAAAYIRSIAEKRGRNIAWADSAVRSSVSLSETEALKRRVIDLIADDTEALLVFLEGRQVIMGQDTVVLHTKGAERVQVEMNWRDRLLSIISNPNIAYILFMAGLLGLYFEFSNPGAIFPGVVGAISLILAFFSFQTLPVNYAGMLLIILAIVMFILDVKIASHGILSIGGIVAMFLGSVMLFQTPDPAMRVSLQVIVPVVLVTAAFFIIGVWLSIRTLRTRPVSGDKSLLNQEGDARTIVNKDGGRVFVVGAHWSAWSDAEIAEGAKVKVVEVKGMKLKVIKSE; from the coding sequence ATGAAGAAGTGTGCATTAATACTTTGTGCGTTGGCCGTTATTGCGGGCATTGCCCAGGCCTCCCAGGTGATGATCGTCCGGGTGGAGGACGCCATCAGCCCGGCCTCGGCCCGCTTCATGGTGCAGGCTATAGAAAAGGCCCAGGATCAGAATGCCGAATGCCTGATCATCGAGATGGACACTCCCGGCGGGCTGGACCAATCCATGCGCCAGGTGATCAAGAGCATCATGGCCTCCAAGATCCCGGTGGTGGTCTACGTGGCTCCCCAGGGGTCGCGGGCGGCCTCGGCCGGGGCCTTCATCACCCTGGCCTCCCATGTGGCGGCCATGTCGCCGGGCACCAGCATCGGGGCGGCCCATCCGGTAGCCATCGGCACCGGGCAGATGGACAGCACCATGTCCGGCAAGGTGACCAACGATGCCGCGGCCTACATCCGCTCCATCGCCGAGAAGCGGGGCCGCAACATAGCCTGGGCCGATTCGGCGGTGCGTAGCAGCGTCTCGTTGTCCGAGACCGAGGCCCTCAAACGCAGGGTGATAGACCTGATCGCCGACGATACCGAAGCCCTGCTGGTTTTTCTGGAAGGCAGGCAGGTGATTATGGGCCAGGATACGGTGGTGCTTCATACCAAGGGGGCGGAGAGGGTCCAGGTGGAGATGAACTGGCGGGACAGGCTTCTGTCCATCATTTCCAATCCCAATATCGCCTACATCCTGTTCATGGCCGGCTTGCTGGGGCTGTATTTTGAGTTCTCCAATCCCGGGGCCATCTTTCCCGGAGTAGTTGGCGCCATCTCGCTGATACTGGCCTTCTTCTCGTTTCAGACCCTGCCGGTCAATTACGCCGGGATGTTGCTGATAATATTGGCCATAGTCATGTTCATCTTAGACGTAAAGATAGCCTCGCACGGAATACTTAGCATAGGAGGTATAGTTGCCATGTTTTTAGGATCGGTGATGCTTTTTCAGACGCCGGACCCGGCCATGAGGGTCTCGCTGCAGGTGATCGTTCCAGTGGTGCTGGTGACCGCGGCTTTCTTCATCATAGGGGTCTGGCTGTCCATTAGAACCCTGAGGACCAGGCCGGTATCGGGCGACAAGAGCCTGCTGAATCAGGAGGGCGACGCCCGAACCATAGTGAACAAGGACGGCGGTCGGGTGTTCGTGGTCGGGGCCCACTGGAGCGCCTGGTCGGATGCCGAGATAGCAGAGGGGGCCAAGGTCAAGGTGGTGGAGGTAAAGGGGATGAAGCTGAAAGTCATAAAGAGCGAGTAG
- a CDS encoding AMP nucleosidase yields MKTKLDIAKNWLPRYTGMGLNEFGDHILLTNFDDYIQSFAERFNCEIKGLGRPMQAATNSAGLSIVNFGMGSPNIATVMDLLVARHPKGVLFLGKCGGLKRTTELGHFILPIGAIRGEGTSDDYLPPEVPALPSFKLHKFVSDKLKERKLDYRTGVIYTTNRRVWEWDTEFKRYLRKLTAIGIDMETATLFIVGHANQIARGALLMVSDIPMVPHGIKTEKSDREVTKKFSKIHLDIGIESMTEIGKMGEKIKHFQY; encoded by the coding sequence ATGAAAACAAAACTGGACATCGCAAAAAACTGGCTGCCCCGCTACACCGGCATGGGCCTAAACGAATTCGGCGACCATATCCTCCTTACCAATTTCGACGATTACATCCAGAGTTTTGCCGAGCGGTTCAACTGCGAGATCAAAGGCCTGGGTCGTCCCATGCAGGCCGCCACCAACTCGGCCGGGCTGTCCATTGTGAATTTCGGCATGGGCAGCCCCAACATCGCCACGGTGATGGACCTGCTGGTGGCCCGCCATCCCAAGGGGGTGCTGTTTCTGGGCAAGTGCGGGGGCTTGAAAAGAACCACCGAACTGGGACATTTCATCCTGCCCATCGGGGCCATCCGGGGAGAGGGCACCAGCGACGACTATCTTCCGCCGGAGGTGCCGGCCCTGCCGTCGTTCAAACTGCACAAGTTCGTCTCCGACAAACTGAAGGAACGGAAACTTGACTACCGCACCGGGGTGATCTACACCACCAACCGCCGGGTGTGGGAATGGGACACCGAATTCAAGAGATATTTAAGGAAGCTGACCGCCATCGGCATAGACATGGAGACCGCCACCCTGTTCATTGTGGGCCATGCCAACCAGATCGCCCGGGGCGCCCTGCTGATGGTGTCGGACATCCCCATGGTGCCCCACGGGATCAAGACCGAGAAGAGCGACCGGGAGGTCACCAAAAAGTTCAGCAAGATACATCTGGATATAGGCATCGAGAGCATGACCGAAATCGGTAAGATGGGCGAGAAGATCAAGCATTTTCAATATTGA
- the lpxA gene encoding acyl-ACP--UDP-N-acetylglucosamine O-acyltransferase, with the protein MPNKIHTTAIIDPSAKMGGNVTVGPFTIIGPECVIGDNCQIGSSVAIHRWTELGQGCRVWHGASLGGDPQDLKFKGGRTTVRIGKNTVIREYVTINLSTDEGDVTLVGDNCFLMAYCHIAHECTVGNGVILANSATLAGHVTVEDYAIIGGLTPVHQFARVGCYCMIGGSSAVQKDVLPYTKAFGNPLAMYGLNSVGLTRRGFSQEQRDLIEKAYRLIFRSNLNTTQALSRIKESLPMSPEIKHIIEYIESSVRGITK; encoded by the coding sequence ATGCCCAATAAAATTCATACCACTGCAATCATCGACCCGTCGGCCAAAATGGGCGGCAACGTTACGGTCGGCCCCTTTACCATCATCGGGCCGGAGTGCGTCATTGGTGACAACTGCCAGATAGGCTCCTCGGTGGCCATTCATCGCTGGACCGAGCTGGGCCAGGGCTGCCGGGTGTGGCACGGAGCCTCTTTAGGCGGCGATCCGCAGGACCTCAAATTCAAAGGTGGGCGGACCACGGTAAGGATAGGCAAGAACACCGTTATCCGCGAATATGTCACCATCAACCTCTCCACGGATGAAGGCGATGTCACCCTGGTCGGCGACAACTGTTTTTTAATGGCCTACTGCCACATCGCCCATGAATGCACGGTGGGCAACGGGGTCATCCTGGCCAACTCGGCCACCCTGGCCGGCCATGTGACGGTGGAGGATTACGCCATCATCGGCGGGCTGACCCCCGTGCACCAGTTCGCCAGGGTGGGCTGCTACTGCATGATCGGGGGATCATCCGCTGTCCAGAAGGACGTGCTGCCCTACACCAAGGCCTTCGGCAATCCGCTGGCCATGTACGGGCTTAATTCGGTCGGGCTGACCCGCCGCGGCTTCAGCCAGGAACAGCGGGACCTGATAGAAAAAGCCTACCGCCTCATATTCCGCTCCAATCTGAACACCACCCAGGCCTTAAGCCGCATCAAAGAAAGCCTGCCGATGTCCCCGGAGATAAAGCACATCATAGAGTACATCGAAAGCTCGGTCCGGGGGATAACCAAATAA
- a CDS encoding choloylglycine hydrolase family protein — MKTNFASRDFHYRSRVLFPLFLLVLLMFTKSNACTGIRLTSSDGTVVYGRTMEWGAFDLNSRIAIFPQGYEFIGVTPEGNNGKKWTSKYGFVGLDMAGEMVIADGLNEKGITVGLFYHHGFASYSQYNKKKRSNTIAGQDVSIYILSQFSTIDEVRAGINNINVVGIFDEHIGQEMGVHYMVTEPSGKSIVIEFTNQRVKIHDNPLGVITNGPNYDWHMTNLRNYINLSPVPIPTKKIENMDFSPMGGGSGFLGLPGDFTPPSRFVRAVVFSQTARNTSDGLDASTELFRILDNFNVPLGAAEGSSEANAKNNLKSSTLYTTVWDTKNLIFYYHTQYDRRVRMLNFSDIVFKQSDGKIKYYPMDKEKKQDMENVLLR; from the coding sequence ATGAAAACAAATTTTGCATCAAGAGATTTCCACTACAGATCACGAGTGCTTTTCCCGTTATTTTTGCTTGTATTATTAATGTTTACTAAATCAAATGCGTGTACCGGAATTCGTTTAACTTCAAGTGATGGTACTGTGGTTTATGGTCGTACGATGGAATGGGGTGCCTTTGACTTAAATTCAAGAATCGCAATTTTCCCACAAGGCTATGAATTTATTGGCGTAACCCCCGAAGGGAATAATGGGAAGAAATGGACATCAAAATATGGTTTTGTTGGTTTAGATATGGCGGGAGAAATGGTTATTGCAGATGGGTTGAATGAAAAGGGAATAACGGTCGGTCTTTTCTATCATCACGGATTTGCTTCGTATTCTCAGTACAATAAAAAGAAACGATCTAACACTATTGCCGGACAAGATGTTTCTATTTACATTTTGTCTCAATTTTCAACTATAGATGAAGTTAGAGCTGGGATAAATAATATTAATGTCGTCGGAATTTTTGATGAACACATAGGACAAGAAATGGGCGTCCACTATATGGTTACAGAACCATCCGGGAAATCAATTGTTATTGAATTCACGAATCAACGGGTAAAAATTCATGACAATCCATTGGGTGTGATAACTAATGGCCCCAATTACGATTGGCATATGACGAATTTACGCAATTACATTAATCTGTCCCCGGTTCCGATACCAACTAAAAAAATTGAGAATATGGATTTTTCTCCCATGGGGGGCGGTTCCGGATTTTTAGGCTTGCCGGGAGACTTCACTCCCCCTTCAAGATTTGTCCGTGCTGTTGTCTTTTCCCAAACAGCAAGAAACACTTCTGACGGATTAGATGCTTCAACCGAACTTTTCAGAATTTTAGACAACTTCAATGTGCCTCTCGGTGCGGCGGAAGGATCAAGCGAAGCCAATGCAAAAAATAATTTAAAAAGCTCGACACTTTACACAACAGTTTGGGATACAAAAAATTTAATATTTTACTATCACACTCAATATGATAGACGAGTTAGAATGCTTAATTTTAGCGATATTGTTTTCAAGCAAAGTGATGGAAAAATAAAATATTATCCGATGGACAAAGAAAAAAAACAGGACATGGAAAATGTTCTTCTGAGATAG
- a CDS encoding NAD(P)-dependent alcohol dehydrogenase, with product MKAIIYKKYGPPDVLQLCEVAKPTPKDDEVLVRVHAASVNAYDWHFLTADIFLIRLMGGGLIKPKYTRLGADVAGRIEAVGGNIKQFKTGDDVFGMVKGGFADYACAPESAVALKPVNTSFDEAAAAPMAAITALQGLRDEGQIQAGQKVMIYGASGGVGTFSVQIAKAFGAAEVTAVCSTRNLEQSRSIGADHVIDYTKEDFTQNGQKYDLILAANGYRSLADYKRALTPKGIYIMAGGSMPQIFQSMLMGSMMSERGGRKMGGVSAKRNQKDLIFIKELYEAGKVKSVIDRRYPLSESAEALRYLGEGHARGKIVITMEQNNKT from the coding sequence ATGAAAGCGATAATATACAAAAAATACGGGCCACCGGATGTACTCCAGCTTTGTGAAGTGGCAAAACCCACCCCCAAAGACGATGAGGTGCTGGTGCGCGTTCACGCGGCATCCGTGAATGCTTATGACTGGCATTTCCTGACCGCTGACATCTTCTTGATTCGTCTCATGGGCGGGGGATTGATCAAACCTAAATACACGAGACTCGGTGCTGACGTTGCTGGGCGGATTGAAGCAGTTGGCGGAAACATCAAGCAATTTAAAACAGGTGATGATGTTTTCGGGATGGTAAAAGGCGGTTTTGCCGACTACGCATGTGCTCCTGAAAGTGCGGTGGCGTTGAAACCGGTCAATACTTCGTTCGATGAAGCTGCGGCCGCACCGATGGCTGCGATCACTGCCTTGCAAGGTCTGCGCGATGAAGGGCAGATTCAGGCGGGGCAAAAGGTTATGATTTATGGCGCCTCAGGCGGGGTTGGAACATTTTCGGTTCAGATCGCTAAAGCGTTCGGCGCAGCAGAAGTGACCGCCGTGTGCAGCACGAGGAATTTGGAACAGTCGCGCTCGATCGGGGCAGATCATGTCATTGATTACACTAAAGAAGATTTCACCCAAAATGGTCAGAAGTATGATCTCATTCTTGCGGCAAACGGATATCGTTCGCTTGCGGACTATAAGCGTGCCTTAACTCCCAAGGGTATTTATATAATGGCTGGAGGTTCCATGCCTCAAATCTTCCAGTCTATGCTCATGGGGTCAATGATGTCAGAAAGAGGGGGCAGGAAAATGGGAGGCGTAAGCGCAAAACGAAACCAAAAAGATTTGATCTTCATAAAAGAACTTTATGAAGCGGGCAAAGTAAAATCCGTTATCGATAGACGGTATCCATTAAGTGAGTCTGCGGAAGCGCTCCGCTATCTTGGAGAAGGACATGCCCGAGGGAAAATAGTTATCACTATGGAACAGAATAACAAAACCTGA
- a CDS encoding bifunctional UDP-3-O-[3-hydroxymyristoyl] N-acetylglucosamine deacetylase/3-hydroxyacyl-ACP dehydratase, giving the protein MAKLQKTIVTEVSFSGVGVHTGNVTKITFKPAPMDTGIKFIRADLPQAPEIPALIDYVVETARGTTLGRDADGQLVKVHTVEHVLAAVASLEIDNLRVEMDNNEPPIGDGSSRPFLDILKKAGTVEQDAPRKYFELPRMVSIADDEVQLVANPSKEFRISFTIDFDHHMLRSQYASFAIDGEVFDKELADARTFCLARDVEMLRSQGLIKGGSLDSAVVIGEQGIENKEPLRYPDEFVRHKILDLLGDLTLLGMPLKGHVISIKSGHRSNVKLVREIKKVYDEIEKQKKGPVFDINAIAGMLPHRYPFLMVDRILELDEGKRVVGIKNVTINEPFFPGHFPDRPVFPGVLIIEALAQTGAFMILHSVENYHQKLLYFAAIDKVRFRKPVVPGDQLRFELKMVSFKRGICKMEGHALVDGQVVCEAELTAAIVDR; this is encoded by the coding sequence ATGGCCAAACTACAGAAGACCATAGTCACCGAGGTGAGTTTTTCCGGGGTGGGGGTCCATACCGGGAACGTCACCAAGATCACCTTCAAGCCGGCCCCGATGGATACCGGGATAAAGTTCATCCGCGCTGACCTGCCCCAGGCTCCGGAGATCCCGGCCCTGATCGACTACGTGGTGGAGACCGCCCGGGGCACCACCCTGGGTCGGGATGCGGACGGCCAGCTGGTCAAGGTCCACACCGTGGAGCATGTCCTGGCGGCGGTGGCCTCGCTGGAGATAGACAACCTCCGGGTGGAGATGGACAACAACGAGCCGCCCATAGGAGACGGCTCCTCCCGCCCCTTCCTGGATATCCTGAAAAAGGCCGGAACGGTGGAGCAGGACGCCCCGCGGAAATATTTCGAGCTGCCCCGGATGGTGTCCATAGCCGACGATGAGGTCCAGCTGGTGGCCAATCCCTCCAAGGAGTTCCGGATAAGCTTCACCATAGACTTCGACCACCACATGCTGCGCAGCCAGTACGCTTCCTTCGCTATCGACGGGGAAGTGTTCGACAAGGAACTGGCCGACGCCCGGACCTTTTGCCTGGCCCGGGATGTGGAGATGCTCCGGTCCCAGGGGCTGATCAAGGGCGGCAGCCTGGACTCGGCGGTGGTGATCGGCGAGCAGGGCATTGAGAACAAGGAGCCGCTGCGCTACCCCGACGAGTTCGTGCGGCACAAGATACTGGATCTGCTGGGCGATCTGACCTTGCTGGGCATGCCTCTGAAAGGACACGTGATCTCCATAAAATCCGGGCACCGCTCCAACGTCAAGCTGGTCCGGGAGATCAAGAAGGTCTACGACGAGATAGAAAAACAAAAAAAGGGCCCGGTGTTCGACATCAACGCCATTGCCGGGATGCTGCCACACCGCTATCCCTTCCTGATGGTGGACCGCATACTGGAGCTGGACGAGGGCAAGCGGGTGGTGGGGATCAAGAATGTTACCATCAACGAACCGTTCTTCCCCGGCCATTTTCCCGACCGGCCGGTCTTTCCCGGGGTGCTTATCATCGAGGCCCTGGCCCAGACCGGGGCGTTCATGATACTGCATTCGGTGGAGAACTACCATCAGAAATTGCTGTACTTTGCCGCCATAGACAAGGTGCGGTTCCGCAAGCCGGTGGTGCCGGGCGACCAGCTGAGGTTCGAGCTGAAGATGGTGTCTTTCAAGCGGGGGATCTGCAAGATGGAGGGCCATGCCCTGGTGGACGGCCAGGTGGTGTGCGAGGCCGAGCTGACCGCGGCGATAGTGGATCGGTGA